DNA from Candidatus Eisenbacteria bacterium:
AGACCCACGATCAGGGCCCGGCGGCCCCCCGGGGCGGCGCGCCAGGCGGCGTCCGCCATGAGATAGGGATAGGTGAACAACCCGCGGCCGGTGGCCGGGTCCACCATCGTCTGGGTGGCGCCGTTCAGCAGCATGGCGCGGAAGTTGCCGCCCTGGACCACCTTTACCTGGCAGTACGCGGACTCGCGCACCGAGGCCACGTTCCGCGAGCCCGCGGGCGGGCGCAGCGCGCCGAACGTCAACACCGCCGCCACCACCGCGGCCGCCGCGAGTCCGCGCCGCGCCGCGGCCGCCTGGTACACCAGCGCCGGCAGCAGCAGCACCGCGGCCGCGCCGAAGAACACCGTGCGCACGCGAAACTGCGGAATCAGCACGAAACCGGCCAGCAGCGTGCCCACGAGGCTGCCGGCCGTGGACACCGCGTACAGCCGCCCGGCGGTGCGCCCCACCTCCTCCACCACCTGGGCCGCCAGGCGCACCGCGAACGGCGAGAGGGTGCCCAGCACCAGCAGCGGCGCGAAGAGAAACAGCGCCGCCGACAGCAGCGCGCCGCCGCGCAGGCCCATGGGGCGCGTCAGCCCGAACACCGGCTCGCGCAGCAGCGGCACCAGCACGATCAGCAGCGCGGCGACCTCGAAGAGCAGGAAGAAGAGGGCGGGATCGGGCCGGCGGTCCGAGATCCACCCGCCCAGCCAGTAGCCGGCCGAGAGCGAGACCAGCGTCACCGCGATCAGCGCGGACCACACGTAGAGATTGGTGCCGTACACCGGGCCCACCAGTCGCGTGCCCAGGATCTCCAGCACCATCACCACCGCGCCGCTCACGAACACCGCGGGGGCGAGCAGCAGCCGCAGCAGGCCGGCGTCCGGGCGGCTCACGGCCGGGCCCCGCGGCCGGATCCCGCGAGCGGGCCGGGCCCCGGGGCGCCCGCGCCCTGGACCACCGTCCACTCGCCGCTCTGCGCGCCGCCGCCCCGGAAGCACGCGGCGGCGCCCTGGCACGTGCCGTCGAGCATCCAGCGCGCCGGGGTGGCGGAGACCGGCACCACCTCCAGGTCCACGGTGAACGAGCCCGCGCACGAGCCGCGCGCCACGGTCAGCGTGCCGGTCGCGTGCCACACGGAGTCCGAGGCCGGCGTGGCGCCGGCGCGGCGCACCAGCCGGGCGCCGTCCACGCTGCCCCACACCGAGTCCGTGCCCGTGGGCGCCCACGCACGCCACGAGCCCGTGACGGTGGCTCCCGCCTGGGCGAGGTCCACCGCTGCCTCCAGCGTGTCGCCTGCGATGGCGCCGGGCTGCGGGAAGAACACCACCACGCCCAGGTACGCGCCCGCCACGGACGGTGGCAGGCCCGTGTTGGGCTCCGTGGTGGAACCACACCCCGCGCATGCGAGCAGGCCGAGGAGCAGGATCGCGCAACGTCTCATGCATCTCCCTTCGATGGGGCCGGCGGACTCAAGGAACCGCCCCCAACTCTACACGCTCCGCCCCGCCCGCGGGAATCCTGATAAGATGCCGCGTGAGATGCCGCGCGGCGGGCGTCGCCCGGCGCCTCACGGCCGGGGGAACCGCGCCGCGGCCCGCGGCAGGGCGTACCCACGTCCACGCCGCACAACCCGAACCACGAAAGCCCAACGTCGGGCGCGCCGCGCCCCGGAGGAGCGAGTTGAACACCGTCCGCCTCGGCCGCACCGGCCTCAAAGTCTCCCGGCTGTGCATGGGCACCATGACCTTCGGCAACCAGTGCGACGAGGCCGCCTCGCGGGCCATCCTGGACCGCGCGTGGGACGCCGGGGTCTACTTCATCGACACCGCCGACATGTACCCTCTGGGCGCGGAGCGCGCCGCGCAGGGTCGCACCGAGGAAATCGTGGGCCGCTGGCTGAAGGACACCGGCCGCCGCGACCGGGCGGTGCTCGCCACCAAGTGCCGCGTGCCCATGGGCGACGGACCCAACGACGGCGGCCTGTCGCGGGGCTACATCCTGCGCGCCGTGGAGGCCTCGCTGCGGCGCCTGCAGACTGAGTTCATCGACCTCTACTACGCGCACTCTTCGGACCCCGCCACGCCGATCGAGGAGACCATGGACGCCTTCGACAGCTTGGTGCGCGCCGGCAAGGTGCGCTACCTGGGCGCGAGCAACTACCAGGCGTGGGAGTTCGCGCGCGCGCTGTGGGCCAGCGACAGGCTGGGCCTGCACCGCTACGACGTCCAGCAGCCGCGCTACAACGCGCTGTTCCGCTACGTCGAGCAGGACACCCTGCCGCTGTGCCGCGACCAGGAAGTCGCGGTCTTCCCGTACAACCCGCTCGCGGGCGGCCTGCTCACGCACCGCTACCGCAAGGGCCAGGAAGTGGAGCCGGGAACGCGCTTCGCGCTCGAGGGAGCGACCCGGGCCGGGCAGGTGTACCGCAACCGCTACTGGAGCCCCGGGCACTTCGATGCCGTGGAGGATCTGGCGAAGTTCTTCGCCGCGCGCGGCAGGGACCTCGGCACAGCGGCGGTGGCGTGGGTGCTGCGGCAGCCAGGGATCACCGGGGCCATCATCGGCGCCAGCCGGGCGGAACAGCTGGGCGTGAGCCTGGCGGCCGTGGACATGGAACTGGATGCCGAGGAGATGGCGGCGCTGGATGGGGCGTGGTACCGGCTGCCGAAGGACCCGAACCCGAAGACGGCGACAAGGTAAGGGGGACCGCCGCCTCACCTCCGCACCACTTTCCAGGGCTTCCCCCACACGAGAAGGGCCAGCCCTCGCGAGCCGGCCCTTCCGTTGTACTCTCCCCACCAAACCTCGGCCTTTCGGCCGTCCCTCACCAGGAGATAGTGAGAAATCCCGGAGGCGTCGCGTCGCGCGCCTCCCCGAGCA
Protein-coding regions in this window:
- a CDS encoding fused MFS/spermidine synthase, which translates into the protein MSRPDAGLLRLLLAPAVFVSGAVVMVLEILGTRLVGPVYGTNLYVWSALIAVTLVSLSAGYWLGGWISDRRPDPALFFLLFEVAALLIVLVPLLREPVFGLTRPMGLRGGALLSAALFLFAPLLVLGTLSPFAVRLAAQVVEEVGRTAGRLYAVSTAGSLVGTLLAGFVLIPQFRVRTVFFGAAAVLLLPALVYQAAAARRGLAAAAVVAAVLTFGALRPPAGSRNVASVRESAYCQVKVVQGGNFRAMLLNGATQTMVDPATGRGLFTYPYLMADAAWRAAPGGRRALIVGLGGGLLPSLLESWGARSRVVEIDPAVVDAAKAWFAFDPARSDLVVADGRRVLVEDTARYDYILLDAFAGEQVPIHMLTREMMAVVDR
- a CDS encoding aldo/keto reductase; translated protein: MNTVRLGRTGLKVSRLCMGTMTFGNQCDEAASRAILDRAWDAGVYFIDTADMYPLGAERAAQGRTEEIVGRWLKDTGRRDRAVLATKCRVPMGDGPNDGGLSRGYILRAVEASLRRLQTEFIDLYYAHSSDPATPIEETMDAFDSLVRAGKVRYLGASNYQAWEFARALWASDRLGLHRYDVQQPRYNALFRYVEQDTLPLCRDQEVAVFPYNPLAGGLLTHRYRKGQEVEPGTRFALEGATRAGQVYRNRYWSPGHFDAVEDLAKFFAARGRDLGTAAVAWVLRQPGITGAIIGASRAEQLGVSLAAVDMELDAEEMAALDGAWYRLPKDPNPKTATR